A window of Lentibacillus sp. Marseille-P4043 contains these coding sequences:
- a CDS encoding O-antigen ligase family protein translates to MDNRKNFLYFIGITIAILVIGLFLPTKFAMVISAVYFAAVTWLKPKWLIPLLLIYFPFRPFLTEINDGLKLAGDIGIIVLFVRVLYEAVKQKDYKSIFTLQWYEWAYLLFCVVGAISALSTGVTLIAIIFQLRKFLMLYLLFYGVKRLSWEKYEIMRLLKLITGVAAILSLHGFVEKLSQRQWLLPKAWMEQFISPTNFERIYGLLGNPNSMGLFMFVSMVASVVLLRMTKEKRWYIPLVLSFGTFLLTYSRGSWIGLVVSTIAILLIARNKELVKQVVIACLAGYVLVFLPINYADQLIFNALDDDTQKKYMEEGGGNSLGDRFSSSFDEEQLDRSLNTGRIFFIKKGFGILMDHPVIGTGFGTFGDSAALVYSSPIYDDYGLEDIYYYMGKDFYSDNQYIQIIVQTGIVGTLLFAVFLLNMVYRIWTTRKTYPNLANVAIMFWLFICIVGVVYNVWENQVFPIIFLALIAWLETVKSGKSEPLSATYEGKEEVK, encoded by the coding sequence ATGGATAATCGGAAGAACTTTCTTTATTTTATAGGGATAACTATTGCGATTCTTGTTATCGGACTTTTTTTACCGACAAAATTCGCTATGGTAATTTCTGCCGTATACTTTGCGGCCGTAACATGGCTAAAACCAAAATGGCTGATTCCATTATTACTTATTTATTTTCCATTTCGACCTTTTTTAACCGAAATTAATGATGGGCTTAAATTAGCTGGAGATATTGGGATTATTGTCCTTTTTGTTAGAGTGTTATATGAGGCAGTTAAGCAAAAAGATTATAAATCAATTTTTACATTGCAATGGTATGAATGGGCATACCTTTTGTTTTGTGTTGTCGGAGCGATATCCGCATTATCAACAGGAGTTACACTTATAGCAATCATCTTTCAGTTGCGTAAATTCCTTATGCTTTATCTCCTATTCTACGGTGTGAAACGTTTGAGTTGGGAGAAATATGAAATTATGCGGTTGTTAAAGCTGATTACAGGTGTTGCGGCAATTCTAAGTTTACACGGCTTTGTGGAGAAGTTATCACAGCGGCAATGGTTACTTCCAAAAGCATGGATGGAGCAATTTATATCGCCAACCAATTTTGAACGGATTTATGGTCTGCTAGGCAATCCGAATTCGATGGGACTATTTATGTTTGTTTCCATGGTAGCCAGTGTTGTCTTATTACGTATGACCAAAGAAAAGCGTTGGTATATCCCGCTAGTTCTTTCCTTTGGTACCTTTTTACTGACATATTCCAGGGGAAGCTGGATTGGATTAGTCGTTTCCACCATCGCCATCTTGTTAATTGCAAGAAATAAAGAATTAGTTAAACAAGTAGTAATTGCGTGTTTAGCTGGATATGTACTAGTCTTTCTACCAATTAATTATGCGGATCAACTAATTTTTAATGCATTAGATGATGACACGCAAAAAAAATACATGGAAGAAGGCGGAGGAAATTCACTTGGTGATCGCTTTAGTTCTTCCTTTGATGAGGAACAGCTAGATCGAAGCTTAAACACAGGGCGTATTTTCTTTATCAAAAAAGGTTTTGGAATACTAATGGATCATCCGGTAATAGGGACTGGTTTCGGTACCTTTGGTGATTCAGCAGCCCTTGTCTATTCCTCTCCAATATATGATGATTATGGATTGGAAGATATTTATTACTATATGGGTAAGGACTTTTATTCGGATAACCAATATATACAAATTATTGTCCAAACGGGAATTGTTGGGACGTTATTATTTGCTGTTTTCTTATTAAATATGGTTTATCGAATTTGGACGACAAGAAAGACATATCCCAATCTTGCAAATGTAGCAATAATGTTTTGGTTATTTATTTGTATTGTAGGGGTCGTCTACAACGTTTGGGAGAATCAGGTATTCCCAATTATTTTCTTAGCGTTAATCGCTTGGTTGGAAACGGTGAAAAGTGGAAAAAGTGAACCGTTATCTGCCACTTATGAAGGGAAGGAAGAAGTAAAATGA
- a CDS encoding SDR family oxidoreductase: MTTVLILGASSTIAQETVRKLAARNMNLILTGRRMDELEVLKSDLQIRHGVEITLKQFDALDFDHHEVFFSQVIEETGGIDGVILMYGAMGDQKEAEQSFTISRNMIDVNYTSAVSILNIAANYFEQKRQGFICAVSSVAGDRGRKSNYIYGSTKAGLSVYMQGLRNRLHASGVNVLTIKPGMVDTKMTYGVVEDSKLLADPKKVAGDITKGLVKRRDVVYTPWFWFVILLVIKIIPEKLFKRTDI, translated from the coding sequence ATGACTACAGTTTTAATTTTAGGTGCGAGTTCAACAATTGCACAGGAAACTGTTCGTAAATTGGCTGCTCGAAATATGAACTTAATTTTAACTGGAAGAAGGATGGATGAGCTAGAGGTATTAAAGAGTGATTTGCAAATTCGTCATGGTGTTGAGATTACACTTAAACAGTTCGATGCATTGGATTTTGATCATCATGAGGTATTCTTTTCTCAAGTTATCGAAGAAACAGGAGGCATTGATGGGGTGATCCTCATGTATGGAGCAATGGGAGACCAAAAAGAAGCAGAGCAATCGTTTACCATCTCCCGTAATATGATTGATGTCAATTATACATCAGCTGTATCGATATTAAACATAGCTGCAAATTATTTTGAGCAGAAACGGCAAGGCTTTATCTGTGCTGTTTCATCAGTTGCGGGAGACCGTGGGCGTAAAAGCAATTACATCTATGGATCAACAAAGGCTGGATTAAGTGTTTACATGCAAGGGTTGCGCAACCGACTTCATGCGTCAGGGGTAAACGTACTGACGATTAAGCCTGGCATGGTCGACACAAAGATGACATATGGAGTTGTTGAAGATTCTAAATTGCTTGCCGATCCAAAGAAAGTAGCAGGTGACATCACAAAGGGGTTAGTTAAACGTCGTGATGTTGTATATACGCCATGGTTTTGGTTTGTGATTCTGCTTGTGATCAAAATAATCCCAGAAAAGCTATTTAAACGGACCGATATATGA
- a CDS encoding decaprenyl-phosphate phosphoribosyltransferase, which yields MGSNSIVLLLWKQLRPRQWVKNFLVFAALLFSFQLSNFDAVLLSFFGFITFSFTASSIYILNDYKDREADRNHPVKKNRPMASGLLNPSLAIGLGVILLGLSLISSFLINKQFCLILLVYFITNVLYSLYLKHVVIIDIMIIAFGFVLRAIGGAIIINVPFTPWFLLCAMLLSLFLAIGKRRHELTLSLENKSSHRKVLDHYSLPFLDQLTSIVSSATIVSYAVFTFTAGDSIHLMWTIPFVIYGIFRYLYLIHIKKQGGAPEKVLFEDRHILVTVILYAVSVVVILTLFE from the coding sequence TTGGGAAGTAATTCGATTGTTTTATTACTGTGGAAGCAGTTGCGACCAAGGCAATGGGTAAAGAATTTCCTTGTGTTTGCTGCTTTATTATTTTCTTTTCAGTTGTCGAATTTTGACGCTGTGTTACTTTCATTTTTTGGATTCATCACTTTCAGTTTCACAGCAAGCAGTATATATATCTTAAATGATTACAAAGATCGGGAAGCTGACCGCAACCACCCTGTAAAGAAAAATAGACCAATGGCTTCGGGATTATTAAACCCTTCCTTAGCAATTGGCTTAGGTGTGATTTTATTAGGTCTATCGCTCATTTCTTCTTTTTTGATAAATAAGCAATTTTGTCTCATATTATTGGTTTATTTTATCACAAATGTGTTATACAGCCTATATCTTAAACATGTTGTCATTATTGATATCATGATTATTGCTTTCGGGTTTGTTTTAAGGGCGATTGGTGGGGCCATTATCATTAATGTACCATTCACTCCATGGTTCCTTTTATGTGCTATGTTGTTATCCTTGTTCCTTGCTATTGGTAAACGTCGCCATGAGTTGACACTATCATTGGAAAATAAGAGCTCCCATCGAAAAGTATTAGATCACTATTCGTTGCCGTTTCTTGATCAATTAACAAGCATTGTTTCATCGGCTACAATTGTCAGTTATGCAGTTTTTACTTTTACGGCAGGTGACAGCATTCATTTAATGTGGACGATTCCATTTGTAATCTACGGTATTTTTCGCTACTTGTACTTGATTCATATTAAGAAACAGGGCGGGGCTCCTGAGAAGGTTTTATTTGAAGACCGACATATTTTAGTTACCGTTATTTTATATGCGGTTAGTGTTGTCGTGATTCTTACACTTTTTGAATAG
- a CDS encoding nucleotide sugar dehydrogenase, with product MTKINVVGLGYIGLPTAIMFAKHGFQVHGVDVNEDVINKLSHKELHIEEPGLQEALNEVTEAGHLTVATEPQEADVFIISVPTPITEEKTANLDYVRKATMSIVPYVKEGNLVILESTVPPRTVEDVMIPVLEKTELKIGEELYVSHSPERVIPGKIFQELEGNDRIVGGINKQSAELTEKLYKSFVKGNIHLTDATTAEMVKVIENTYRDVNIAFANELAKISDQIGVNAWEAIKLANFHPRVNIHQPGPGVGGHCIAVDPWFLSELQPEIADMITLARNTNDNMPAYTVERIQQIIEQHTITKPKVALLGLSFKGNVDDMRESPSLKIMEHLNKTNIDYNVYDPHIKDIRVPHQVTDLDEAIADADVVVILTDHKRFQEYQPEVIGQAMKTRIVFDTKNCLDESSWREAGFDFIRLGDAKNR from the coding sequence ATGACGAAGATTAATGTTGTCGGATTAGGATATATTGGATTACCAACAGCAATTATGTTTGCTAAGCACGGCTTTCAAGTACATGGCGTTGACGTGAACGAAGATGTTATTAACAAGCTTTCACATAAAGAACTGCATATTGAAGAACCTGGCCTGCAAGAGGCTTTAAATGAAGTAACAGAGGCTGGTCATCTCACAGTGGCAACAGAACCACAGGAGGCCGATGTCTTTATTATTTCTGTACCAACACCGATTACTGAAGAAAAGACAGCGAACTTGGATTATGTTCGAAAAGCTACGATGAGTATTGTTCCATATGTAAAAGAAGGCAATTTGGTCATTCTGGAATCGACTGTACCACCTAGAACTGTTGAGGACGTCATGATACCAGTTCTAGAAAAGACGGAATTAAAAATTGGTGAAGAGCTATATGTTTCCCACTCACCTGAGCGAGTAATTCCAGGTAAAATATTCCAAGAATTAGAAGGAAATGACCGAATCGTTGGTGGGATCAATAAGCAATCAGCCGAACTCACCGAAAAGTTGTATAAGTCATTTGTAAAAGGGAATATTCATTTAACAGATGCTACTACAGCAGAGATGGTAAAAGTAATTGAAAACACCTATCGTGATGTGAACATTGCTTTTGCTAATGAACTGGCAAAAATCAGCGATCAAATCGGAGTAAATGCTTGGGAAGCTATTAAACTGGCTAATTTCCATCCGCGGGTAAACATTCACCAGCCAGGCCCAGGTGTTGGAGGTCATTGTATCGCAGTAGATCCATGGTTCCTTTCCGAATTGCAGCCTGAAATAGCGGATATGATAACACTAGCCCGGAATACAAATGATAATATGCCAGCATATACAGTGGAACGTATCCAACAAATAATCGAGCAGCATACTATTACGAAACCTAAAGTGGCACTTCTCGGGTTATCATTTAAAGGAAATGTTGATGATATGCGGGAAAGTCCATCTCTTAAAATAATGGAGCATCTAAATAAAACGAACATTGATTATAACGTATATGATCCACACATAAAGGATATCCGTGTTCCTCATCAAGTGACGGATTTAGACGAAGCGATTGCTGATGCAGATGTAGTTGTTATCCTAACCGATCATAAACGTTTCCAAGAATATCAACCAGAAGTAATCGGGCAAGCCATGAAAACAAGAATTGTATTCGACACCAAAAATTGTCTAGATGAATCCTCCTGGCGTGAAGCAGGATTTGACTTTATTCGCTTAGGAGATGCAAAGAACAGGTGA
- a CDS encoding FAD-binding oxidoreductase, whose protein sequence is MVKPVKKVISGWGNYPKESCYVYRPETMHDLETIVQNRDTTSQIVYGLGRSYGDTALNKDEGVIRFDQLNHMLGFDEEKQLLTCEAGVSLAEIIDVFLPRGYYLPVTPGTKYVTIGGAIANDVHGKNHHVDGCFSEFVVSFELLTAAGVVMTCSRNENADAFWATIGGIGLTGIILRATIQLIPVESSYINVTYEKAKNLDEAFEKFIENDKNYKYSVAWIDCLSSGDALGRSVLMRGEHAKQSELPLKMTKAYSTGKKFPLKMPINAPSFALNYSSISAFNKLYYASFSDGKKLVDQASFFHPLDAIGDWNKLYGKNGFVQYQAVFPKANHPKEGLRKLLERLSEEKQSSFLAVLKSSGPANNGLLSFPMEGYTLALDIPIKTNRLFPFLRELDEIVLSHGGRVYLAKDSTIGPDTFKQMYPNWEQFLHMKQQLDPEGRFSSSMSRRLGLT, encoded by the coding sequence ATGGTTAAACCAGTAAAAAAGGTTATTTCGGGTTGGGGAAACTACCCAAAGGAATCTTGTTACGTATATCGGCCGGAAACAATGCACGACCTGGAAACAATCGTCCAAAATAGGGATACTACTTCTCAAATTGTTTATGGACTTGGGCGAAGCTATGGCGATACAGCATTAAACAAGGATGAAGGAGTTATCCGATTTGACCAGTTAAATCACATGCTGGGGTTTGACGAAGAGAAACAACTTTTGACGTGTGAGGCTGGTGTATCATTGGCGGAGATAATTGATGTGTTTCTCCCCCGGGGCTACTATCTACCAGTAACACCAGGGACAAAATATGTGACAATTGGCGGAGCTATCGCTAATGATGTTCATGGAAAAAACCATCATGTAGATGGGTGTTTCTCTGAATTTGTTGTTTCATTTGAATTATTAACTGCTGCAGGTGTTGTAATGACATGCAGTCGGAATGAAAATGCTGACGCGTTTTGGGCGACAATTGGCGGGATTGGACTGACAGGAATCATTCTACGCGCCACGATTCAATTAATTCCTGTTGAAAGTTCGTATATCAATGTTACATATGAAAAGGCAAAAAATCTTGACGAAGCCTTCGAGAAATTCATCGAGAATGATAAGAACTATAAGTATTCCGTAGCTTGGATTGATTGTCTTAGCTCTGGTGATGCTTTAGGACGATCGGTTTTAATGCGCGGCGAACATGCTAAACAGAGCGAACTGCCGTTAAAAATGACGAAAGCCTATTCAACTGGAAAGAAATTTCCGTTAAAGATGCCGATTAATGCACCATCATTCGCTTTAAATTATTCGAGTATCTCTGCATTCAACAAGCTCTATTACGCTTCTTTTTCGGATGGTAAAAAACTTGTAGATCAAGCTTCTTTCTTCCACCCACTAGATGCGATTGGGGATTGGAATAAGTTATATGGCAAAAATGGGTTTGTCCAGTATCAGGCAGTTTTTCCGAAAGCGAATCATCCTAAAGAGGGATTACGTAAATTGTTGGAACGCTTAAGTGAGGAAAAACAGTCTTCATTCTTAGCTGTGTTAAAGAGTTCGGGACCGGCAAACAATGGATTATTATCATTTCCTATGGAAGGTTATACACTGGCATTAGATATCCCAATTAAAACTAATCGGTTGTTTCCCTTTTTAAGAGAATTGGATGAAATTGTTTTATCTCATGGTGGGCGTGTGTATTTAGCAAAGGACTCAACCATTGGACCCGATACATTCAAACAAATGTATCCAAATTGGGAGCAGTTCTTGCACATGAAGCAACAGTTGGACCCGGAAGGACGCTTTTCCTCGTCTATGTCTCGGCGATTAGGTTTAACTTAA
- a CDS encoding transposase yields MASSNKHKRYSKKIKLEAIRRVLEEDEPVQVVCDSLGIRHRDNIYEWIKKYRKHGEAAFGRSVGRPKKEDVSQSTDEKVDQLRIEVDALKKYLEILRQGG; encoded by the coding sequence ATGGCATCATCTAATAAACATAAGCGGTATAGTAAGAAAATAAAATTAGAAGCAATTCGACGTGTTCTTGAAGAGGATGAACCGGTTCAAGTAGTTTGTGATAGTTTAGGTATCCGTCATAGAGATAATATATATGAATGGATTAAAAAATACAGAAAGCATGGGGAAGCAGCCTTTGGGCGTTCTGTTGGACGTCCTAAAAAAGAAGATGTTTCTCAATCCACTGATGAAAAAGTGGATCAACTAAGAATAGAGGTTGATGCTTTAAAAAAGTACTTAGAAATATTGCGCCAAGGGGGGTAA
- a CDS encoding WecB/TagA/CpsF family glycosyltransferase — translation MPNKETILGVNVSRETYDSLKQQLFTNINEKRQSFIVAVNPEKIMKAYRDPALRELINTADYQIPDGVGVLIASKLQGGSISNRITGIDLMMELVQEAVVQEKSIFLYGAKPGVAETASKELMREYPNLKLAGVMNGYVKDNAEIIDAINQSNADILFVAMGSPRQEEWIRENRTKLNVSIFQGVGGSFDVLAGNIKRAPALFRKTGLEWLYRLLAEPWRWKRQLALPKFLMKVIKEKK, via the coding sequence ATGCCAAATAAAGAAACTATACTTGGGGTAAATGTCTCTAGAGAAACATACGACAGTCTTAAACAACAACTTTTTACAAATATAAATGAAAAAAGGCAATCTTTCATTGTAGCAGTAAATCCGGAAAAAATCATGAAGGCTTATCGTGATCCTGCTCTAAGGGAATTGATAAACACTGCCGATTATCAAATTCCAGATGGAGTAGGAGTTTTAATTGCATCCAAACTCCAAGGTGGGTCCATCTCGAATCGAATTACTGGAATAGATTTAATGATGGAATTGGTACAGGAAGCTGTTGTGCAAGAAAAATCCATTTTCCTTTATGGTGCTAAACCAGGAGTTGCGGAAACAGCAAGTAAAGAATTAATGAGGGAATATCCGAATTTAAAATTAGCTGGCGTAATGAATGGCTATGTAAAAGATAATGCTGAAATTATCGATGCGATTAATCAGTCAAATGCGGATATCCTATTTGTTGCAATGGGCAGCCCAAGACAAGAAGAGTGGATCAGAGAAAATCGGACAAAATTAAATGTATCGATTTTCCAAGGTGTCGGCGGTTCCTTTGATGTATTGGCAGGCAATATCAAACGAGCTCCCGCTTTATTCCGAAAAACAGGATTGGAATGGCTATATCGATTATTAGCAGAACCATGGCGCTGGAAACGGCAGCTAGCATTGCCAAAGTTTTTAATGAAGGTAATCAAGGAAAAGAAATAG
- a CDS encoding S-layer homology domain-containing protein, protein MSNNKAYRKIAVSSMATAAAVAGIAPAVSAAEFDGYSDVDSSNSHYEGIKSLTEQGVIKGYEDGSFGVWDNVTRQQVAVMLAGALDLDTPTDVAGVLSAYDDVDEDSLYAEQIAAVTAADVFSGDNGQFNPDGDITREQMASVLVLAYGLDKYDVPDVDVNLDGVGDSHADRVQALANLDITNQLEDYRSEEGITRGSFSTMLHEAQKIVAPANVESVSAINPTTLSLSGIGLLNLDADQITVEGNEVVSLNPSNDGQSATVTLDDKLAPYKEYTVSVTVDGETEEFTVEFTPLDVKNVEVTTTVIDDDKDGQRLGFSVNGEGVDLDYLTNVLGWSVEFQADKDVFENGATTPVSTSESGEISDEDVEINDTFNAKVVLTKDGTTVESDYVEVKVVNDNETPAIGSVALENDNNAAGDNAFDMNSTTLVTGETAKVTGINSSSGDVIDITGSRSYSSSDNRVVTVDNATDEIKAVAPGTATVTVTAGLQTYEIDVTVTNEERVVSNIVPSKSEVKVAPGVNATVDVTAYDQYGDPIQTNDNEVEEASDLTVPELNTDKNGEASLTIDLTGTNAVDPGTYPVYLKANGIVLGQYDVVVTEDNVANTPKIEGADTVAVGENIDLTANLYTKSGGFVESLEATNASGALKDNKGNTYTVESVDKNVATVATSLGSSALTVTGVTEGSTEFVLKDENDNQVAKYVVNVTNDTIQITSVDWLVDGDTITNQDVDIDLYDALEIEDVTDDSGNNVDSIVRSLSLNVDTTAKVRVEDISTNEATFYVDFDDDGSNNNDDVVVGTVEVTEDPNSNFTASNLDSILTTDVGDEGSLIFTISDDDSGDVLSSTTLNVNVK, encoded by the coding sequence ATGTCTAACAACAAAGCTTACCGTAAGATTGCTGTTTCATCCATGGCAACAGCTGCTGCTGTCGCAGGAATCGCGCCTGCTGTATCTGCTGCAGAGTTTGACGGATATTCAGATGTGGATTCAAGTAATTCCCACTACGAAGGGATTAAATCACTAACAGAACAAGGTGTTATCAAAGGTTACGAAGATGGATCTTTTGGCGTTTGGGATAATGTAACACGTCAACAAGTAGCCGTAATGCTTGCTGGCGCATTAGATCTTGATACACCAACTGATGTTGCTGGTGTATTGTCAGCATATGATGATGTTGATGAAGACAGCCTATATGCAGAGCAAATTGCTGCTGTAACTGCTGCAGACGTATTTAGTGGAGACAACGGACAATTCAATCCAGATGGAGATATCACTCGTGAACAAATGGCTTCAGTGCTTGTTCTTGCATACGGGTTAGATAAGTATGATGTTCCTGATGTTGACGTTAACTTAGACGGTGTTGGTGACTCACATGCTGATAGAGTTCAAGCATTGGCTAATCTTGATATCACTAACCAATTAGAAGATTATCGTTCAGAAGAAGGAATTACTCGTGGTTCTTTCTCGACTATGTTGCATGAAGCACAAAAAATTGTAGCTCCTGCTAATGTTGAGAGTGTAAGTGCGATTAACCCTACAACATTGTCATTAAGTGGTATTGGTCTACTAAATCTTGACGCAGATCAAATCACTGTGGAAGGTAATGAAGTAGTAAGCCTAAACCCATCAAATGATGGTCAATCTGCTACTGTAACTTTAGATGATAAATTAGCTCCATATAAAGAATATACTGTAAGTGTTACTGTAGACGGTGAAACTGAAGAGTTTACTGTTGAGTTCACACCTTTAGATGTTAAGAATGTAGAAGTTACTACAACTGTTATTGATGATGATAAAGATGGCCAACGTTTAGGATTCTCTGTTAACGGAGAAGGTGTTGATCTAGATTACCTTACTAACGTATTAGGTTGGTCAGTTGAATTCCAAGCTGATAAAGATGTGTTTGAAAACGGTGCAACCACTCCAGTATCCACTTCTGAATCTGGTGAAATCAGCGATGAAGATGTAGAAATTAATGATACTTTTAACGCTAAAGTTGTTTTAACTAAAGACGGTACAACAGTTGAATCTGACTATGTAGAAGTAAAAGTTGTTAATGACAATGAAACCCCAGCAATTGGTTCTGTTGCACTTGAAAATGATAATAATGCTGCGGGAGACAATGCATTTGATATGAACAGCACTACTTTAGTAACTGGTGAGACAGCCAAAGTTACTGGTATTAACTCAAGTAGTGGTGATGTAATTGATATTACTGGTTCTAGATCATATTCTTCATCAGATAACAGAGTTGTTACTGTGGACAATGCTACTGATGAAATTAAGGCTGTTGCACCTGGAACCGCTACTGTTACAGTCACAGCTGGTCTTCAGACATACGAAATCGATGTAACTGTAACTAATGAAGAACGTGTAGTATCTAATATTGTTCCATCAAAATCAGAGGTAAAAGTTGCTCCAGGAGTTAACGCGACTGTCGATGTAACAGCTTATGATCAATATGGCGATCCAATTCAAACTAACGATAACGAGGTAGAAGAAGCATCAGATTTAACTGTTCCAGAACTTAATACAGATAAAAATGGTGAGGCTTCACTTACTATTGATCTTACAGGAACAAACGCAGTAGACCCAGGGACTTATCCTGTATATTTAAAAGCTAATGGTATCGTACTTGGACAATATGATGTAGTAGTAACTGAGGATAATGTTGCTAACACACCAAAAATTGAAGGTGCAGATACAGTTGCAGTTGGTGAAAATATTGATTTAACTGCAAATCTATATACTAAATCAGGTGGATTTGTTGAGTCACTAGAAGCTACAAATGCTAGTGGTGCTCTTAAAGACAATAAGGGTAATACTTATACAGTGGAATCTGTAGATAAAAATGTTGCTACTGTTGCTACTTCATTGGGTTCATCAGCTCTAACTGTTACTGGTGTAACTGAAGGTTCAACTGAATTTGTATTAAAAGATGAAAATGACAACCAAGTTGCAAAATATGTTGTTAATGTAACAAATGACACTATCCAAATCACTTCCGTTGATTGGTTAGTAGATGGAGATACTATCACAAACCAAGATGTAGATATTGATTTATACGATGCCCTTGAAATTGAAGATGTTACTGATGATAGTGGAAACAATGTTGATAGTATTGTAAGAAGTCTGTCGTTGAATGTTGATACAACTGCAAAAGTTAGAGTTGAAGATATTAGTACAAATGAAGCTACATTCTATGTAGACTTTGATGATGATGGATCAAATAATAATGATGATGTTGTAGTAGGTACAGTAGAAGTAACTGAAGATCCAAATTCAAACTTTACTGCTAGTAACTTAGATAGCATTTTAACAACTGATGTAGGTGATGAAGGTTCTTTAATCTTTACAATATCAGATGATGATAGTGGAGATGTTTTAAGTTCTACTACATTGAATGTTAATGTAAAATAG